In a genomic window of Drosophila takahashii strain IR98-3 E-12201 chromosome 3L, DtakHiC1v2, whole genome shotgun sequence:
- the LOC108057963 gene encoding alanine--glyoxylate aminotransferase 2, mitochondrial isoform X2: protein MMSKRLLAQTCRILPRPSVRRSSSSTLHSKVEPAMMNQMQSEMPECDHRPGAYEGSSYEQILKTRRDHLTPNLLAHFKKPLVIHAGHMQWLFDHEGRRYLDMFGGIVTVSVGHCHPKVNKALSEQTAKLWHTTNIYMHPKIHEYAERLVAKFPGNLKSVCFVNSGSEANDLAMLMARMHTGHQDILSLRNCYHGMSPYTMGLTAHSTWRFSLPGVNNGLVHVMNPDPYQGIWGGSKCRDSPVQTTRDCQCQEGCQAGDAYYNELEETFKYSLPRGKVAAMFAESIQGVGGTVQFPKGYLKRAAALVRANGGLFVADEVQTGFGRTGEHFWGFQGHDYVPDIVTMAKGIGNGFPLAAVVTTPEIAASLGQALHFNTYGGNPMASAVGIAVLDVIEEEQLQRNSLEVGTYFLKGLAELQQRFEIIGDVRGKGLMIGVELVGNREKRTPLATPHVLDIWEKCKDLGVLFGRGGLHGNVFRIKPPMCITRADAKFALDVLARAITESQTENN from the exons CTCAGACCTGTCGGATACTTCCGAGACCCTCGGTCCGCAGGAGCTCCAGTTCAACACTGCACTCCAAGGTGGAGCCCGCCATGATGAACCAGATGCAAAGTGAGATGCCCGAGTGCGATCATCGTCCGGGGGCCTACGAAGGCTCCAGCTACGAGCAGATCCTCAAGACGAGGCGCGATCACCTGACGCCCAACCTGCTGGCGCACTTTAAAAAGCCACTGGTGATCCACGCCGGCCACATGCAGTGGTTATTCGACCACGAGGGACGGCGCTACCTGGACATGTTTGGCGGAATCGTCACTGTGTCCGTAGGACATTGCCACCC GAAAGTGAACAAGGCGCTGAGCGAGCAGACGGCCAAGCTGTGGCACACGACTAACATCTATATGCACCCCAAGATCCACGAATATGCCGAGCGCCTGGTGGCCAAGTTTCCGGGGAACCTGAAGAGCGTTTGCTTTGTGAACTCCGGCTCCGAGGCCAATGACCTGGCCATGCTGATGGCCCGCATGCACACGGGACACCAGGACATCCTCTCCCTGCGCAACTGCTACCACGGCATGTCGCCCTACACGATGGGTCTGACGGCCCACTCCACCTGGCGCTTCTCGCTGCCGGGTGTGAACAACGGACTGGTGCACGTGATGAATCCCGATCCTTACCAGGGCATTTGGGGCGGTTCCAAGTGCCGGGACTCCCCAGTGCAGACCACGCGCGACTGTCAGTGCCAGGAGGGCTGTCAAGCGGGTGACGCCTACTACAACGAGCTGGAGGAGACCTTCAAGTACTCCTTGCCGCGCGGCAAGGTGGCGGCCATGTTCGCCGAGTCCATCCAGGGCGTGGGCGGCACGGTGCAGTTCCCCAAGGGCTACCTGAAGCGAGCGGCTGCCCTGGTGAGGGCCAACGGAGGACTCTTCGTGGCCGACGAGGTGCAGACGGGCTTTGGGCGCACCGGCGAGCACTTCTGGGGCTTCCAGGGTCACGACTACGTGCCCGATATAGTCACCATGGCCAAGGGCATTGGCAACGGCTTTCCGCTGGCCGCCGTGGTCACCACGCCGGAGATCGCCGCCTCCTTGGGTCAGGCTCTGCACTTCAACACCTACGGAGGCAACCCGATGGCCAGTGCCGTGGGCATTGCTGTTCTGGATGTGAttgaggaggagcagctgcagcgaAACTCCTTGGAGGTGGGCACCTATTTTCTCAAGGGTCTGGCTGAACTGCAGCAGCGCTTCGAAATTATTGGCGATGTGCGGGGCAAGGGACTGATGATCGGAGTGGAGCTGGTGGGAAATCGCGAGAAGCGTACTCCCCTGGCCACGCCGCACGTCCTCGATATCTGGGAGAAGTGCAAGGACTTGGGCGTGCTCTTCGGACGCGGTGGTCTTCATGGAAAC GTTTTCCGTATCAAGCCCCCCATGTGCATCACTCGGGCTGACGCCAAGTTTGCGTTGGATGTGCTGGCCCGGGCTATCACGGAGTCCCAAACTGAGAATAATTAA
- the LOC108057962 gene encoding xaa-Pro aminopeptidase 3: MLRSLRNFKYLARRDVRRGCSVVATSDRSDVHLVLPTLMSSEFAKRIRPLPVPELIDRFSRDAPGGQFPTITEYLRSDPRSEEVLLPEEIDLHRTMALDDLNAYMHAKDAFKEPQRKNRIFAHVLVVAGAESLRRCPFRQRSEFLYLCDCLRPGAALVLHRSRKQKSGALLFLPEEVDSQLSTIYSHMHHVDDVLPLAMLKKSLLWLLKDQSPELWHSFQTSSLVSRIVQEAADEARTPLSNPRYILQYTRTVKTSRELCALRRANEIAADSLAEMMAQHHRNSHNLSTFFDYKCRLRYAHPDEAKASCLLDNNGLWHLDAGCQYGGYEGGLARCWPSSGRFTPPQKMLYGALLDIRRDLCALIQSAGSEGAVRTPLELHAAYLILLARHLRELRVLPKGERSPAETVEVARHYNCSPVVVSHVGLGKRDTSRRLLDYPFAPGNVVSLRLSISIPDDCCRAYPEFRGILCQLGDTLHIGDDYSVEVLTAVCPSEPQAIEACIPAGRARSLRLLAGGDQGGSPA; the protein is encoded by the coding sequence ATGCTGCGTTCCCTTAgaaattttaagtatttagCCCGACGTGACGTGCGTCGCGGATGCTCCGTGGTGGCCACTTCGGATCGGAGTGATGTCCATCTGGTGCTGCCCACGCTCATGTCCTCCGAGTTCGCCAAGAGAATCCGACCTCTCCCAGTGCCCGAACTAATAGATAGGTTTTCCCGCGACGCCCCAGGCGGTCAGTTTCCAACCATAACCGAGTATCTGCGAAGCGATCCGAGATCCGAAGAGGTTCTGTTGCCCGAGGAGATCGATTTGCACCGAACAATGGCCTTGGATGATCTCAATGCTTATATGCATGCTAAGGACGCTTTTAAGGAACCTCAGAGAAAGAACCGAATATTTGCCCACGTTCTCGTGGTGGCAGGTGCTGAATCATTAAGGAGATGTCCATTCCGACAAAGATCCGAGTTCCTCTATCTCTGCGATTGCTTGAGACCAGGAGCGGCCTTGGTGCTCCACCGCAGCCGAAAGCAAAAGTCTGGTGCGCTGCTCTTCCTGCCCGAAGAGGTGGACTCCCAATTGTCCACAATCTATAGCCACATGCATCATGTGGACGACGTTTTGCCCCTCGCCATGCTAAAGAAAAGTTTGCTCTGGCTGCTAAAGGATCAATCGCCTGAGTTATGGCACTCTTTTCAGACCTCAAGTTTAGTTAGCAGGATAGTCCAGGAGGCGGCCGATGAGGCTAGGACACCTTTAAGTAACCCCCGATACATCCTGCAGTACACACGCACCGTTAAGACATCCCGGGAGCTGTGTGCCCTGCGTCGGGCCAACGAAATTGCCGCGGACTCCTTGGCAGAAATGATGGCCCAGCACCATCGCAATTCCCACAATTTATCCACCTTTTTTGACTACAAGTGCCGTCTGCGATACGCCCATCCGGATGAGGCCAAAGCCTCCTGCTTACTAGATAACAATGGATTGTGGCATTTGGATGCTGGTTGCCAGTACGGCGGCTACGAAGGCGGACTGGCCAGATGCTGGCCGAGCTCAGGCAGGTTCACTCCACCCCAGAAAATGCTTTATGGTGCTCTCCTCGACATTCGTCGCGATCTGTGCGCGTTGATACAGTCCGCTGGAAGTGAAGGAGCTGTTCGCACACCTCTAGAACTGCATGCCGCTTACCTAATCCTTCTAGCCCGGCATCTCAGGGAGCTGCGGGTGTTGCCCAAAGGGGAAAGGAGTCCCGCTGAGACAGTCGAGGTGGCTCGCCACTACAACTGTTCTCCAGTTGTCGTCTCCCACGTGGGTCTTGGTAAAAGGGACACCAGTCGGAGACTCCTCGACTATCCCTTTGCACCTGGGAACGTCGTTTCGCTGCGCCTGTCCATCTCGATTCCCGACGACTGCTGTCGCGCTTACCCCGAGTTCCGGGGCATTCTTTGCCAGCTCGGCGACACCTTGCACATCGGAGATGACTATTCCGTGGAGGTACTCACTGCAGTCTGTCCCAGCGAACCCCAAGCGATCGAAGCATGCATACCCGCCGGTCGAGCCAGATCCCTAAGATTGCTAGCTGGCGGGGATCAGGGTGGATCACCAGCATGA
- the LOC108057963 gene encoding alanine--glyoxylate aminotransferase 2, mitochondrial isoform X3, producing MMNQMQSEMPECDHRPGAYEGSSYEQILKTRRDHLTPNLLAHFKKPLVIHAGHMQWLFDHEGRRYLDMFGGIVTVSVGHCHPKVNKALSEQTAKLWHTTNIYMHPKIHEYAERLVAKFPGNLKSVCFVNSGSEANDLAMLMARMHTGHQDILSLRNCYHGMSPYTMGLTAHSTWRFSLPGVNNGLVHVMNPDPYQGIWGGSKCRDSPVQTTRDCQCQEGCQAGDAYYNELEETFKYSLPRGKVAAMFAESIQGVGGTVQFPKGYLKRAAALVRANGGLFVADEVQTGFGRTGEHFWGFQGHDYVPDIVTMAKGIGNGFPLAAVVTTPEIAASLGQALHFNTYGGNPMASAVGIAVLDVIEEEQLQRNSLEVGTYFLKGLAELQQRFEIIGDVRGKGLMIGVELVGNREKRTPLATPHVLDIWEKCKDLGVLFGRGGLHGNVLSLRPPLCLCTGDVEFALETLEAAFKFHMNKSPRSWRNIPRTK from the exons ATGATGAACCAGATGCAAAGTGAGATGCCCGAGTGCGATCATCGTCCGGGGGCCTACGAAGGCTCCAGCTACGAGCAGATCCTCAAGACGAGGCGCGATCACCTGACGCCCAACCTGCTGGCGCACTTTAAAAAGCCACTGGTGATCCACGCCGGCCACATGCAGTGGTTATTCGACCACGAGGGACGGCGCTACCTGGACATGTTTGGCGGAATCGTCACTGTGTCCGTAGGACATTGCCACCC GAAAGTGAACAAGGCGCTGAGCGAGCAGACGGCCAAGCTGTGGCACACGACTAACATCTATATGCACCCCAAGATCCACGAATATGCCGAGCGCCTGGTGGCCAAGTTTCCGGGGAACCTGAAGAGCGTTTGCTTTGTGAACTCCGGCTCCGAGGCCAATGACCTGGCCATGCTGATGGCCCGCATGCACACGGGACACCAGGACATCCTCTCCCTGCGCAACTGCTACCACGGCATGTCGCCCTACACGATGGGTCTGACGGCCCACTCCACCTGGCGCTTCTCGCTGCCGGGTGTGAACAACGGACTGGTGCACGTGATGAATCCCGATCCTTACCAGGGCATTTGGGGCGGTTCCAAGTGCCGGGACTCCCCAGTGCAGACCACGCGCGACTGTCAGTGCCAGGAGGGCTGTCAAGCGGGTGACGCCTACTACAACGAGCTGGAGGAGACCTTCAAGTACTCCTTGCCGCGCGGCAAGGTGGCGGCCATGTTCGCCGAGTCCATCCAGGGCGTGGGCGGCACGGTGCAGTTCCCCAAGGGCTACCTGAAGCGAGCGGCTGCCCTGGTGAGGGCCAACGGAGGACTCTTCGTGGCCGACGAGGTGCAGACGGGCTTTGGGCGCACCGGCGAGCACTTCTGGGGCTTCCAGGGTCACGACTACGTGCCCGATATAGTCACCATGGCCAAGGGCATTGGCAACGGCTTTCCGCTGGCCGCCGTGGTCACCACGCCGGAGATCGCCGCCTCCTTGGGTCAGGCTCTGCACTTCAACACCTACGGAGGCAACCCGATGGCCAGTGCCGTGGGCATTGCTGTTCTGGATGTGAttgaggaggagcagctgcagcgaAACTCCTTGGAGGTGGGCACCTATTTTCTCAAGGGTCTGGCTGAACTGCAGCAGCGCTTCGAAATTATTGGCGATGTGCGGGGCAAGGGACTGATGATCGGAGTGGAGCTGGTGGGAAATCGCGAGAAGCGTACTCCCCTGGCCACGCCGCACGTCCTCGATATCTGGGAGAAGTGCAAGGACTTGGGCGTGCTCTTCGGACGCGGTGGTCTTCATGGAAAC GTGCTGAGCTTGAGACCTCCCCTGTGCCTTTGCACAGGAGATGTGGAATTCGCCCTGGAGACATTGGAGGCAGCCTTTAAATTCCACATGAACAAAAGCCCTCGCAGCTGGAGAAATATCCCCAGGACGAAATAG
- the LOC108057963 gene encoding alanine--glyoxylate aminotransferase 2, mitochondrial isoform X1, producing the protein MMSKRLLAQTCRILPRPSVRRSSSSTLHSKVEPAMMNQMQSEMPECDHRPGAYEGSSYEQILKTRRDHLTPNLLAHFKKPLVIHAGHMQWLFDHEGRRYLDMFGGIVTVSVGHCHPKVNKALSEQTAKLWHTTNIYMHPKIHEYAERLVAKFPGNLKSVCFVNSGSEANDLAMLMARMHTGHQDILSLRNCYHGMSPYTMGLTAHSTWRFSLPGVNNGLVHVMNPDPYQGIWGGSKCRDSPVQTTRDCQCQEGCQAGDAYYNELEETFKYSLPRGKVAAMFAESIQGVGGTVQFPKGYLKRAAALVRANGGLFVADEVQTGFGRTGEHFWGFQGHDYVPDIVTMAKGIGNGFPLAAVVTTPEIAASLGQALHFNTYGGNPMASAVGIAVLDVIEEEQLQRNSLEVGTYFLKGLAELQQRFEIIGDVRGKGLMIGVELVGNREKRTPLATPHVLDIWEKCKDLGVLFGRGGLHGNVLSLRPPLCLCTGDVEFALETLEAAFKFHMNKSPRSWRNIPRTK; encoded by the exons CTCAGACCTGTCGGATACTTCCGAGACCCTCGGTCCGCAGGAGCTCCAGTTCAACACTGCACTCCAAGGTGGAGCCCGCCATGATGAACCAGATGCAAAGTGAGATGCCCGAGTGCGATCATCGTCCGGGGGCCTACGAAGGCTCCAGCTACGAGCAGATCCTCAAGACGAGGCGCGATCACCTGACGCCCAACCTGCTGGCGCACTTTAAAAAGCCACTGGTGATCCACGCCGGCCACATGCAGTGGTTATTCGACCACGAGGGACGGCGCTACCTGGACATGTTTGGCGGAATCGTCACTGTGTCCGTAGGACATTGCCACCC GAAAGTGAACAAGGCGCTGAGCGAGCAGACGGCCAAGCTGTGGCACACGACTAACATCTATATGCACCCCAAGATCCACGAATATGCCGAGCGCCTGGTGGCCAAGTTTCCGGGGAACCTGAAGAGCGTTTGCTTTGTGAACTCCGGCTCCGAGGCCAATGACCTGGCCATGCTGATGGCCCGCATGCACACGGGACACCAGGACATCCTCTCCCTGCGCAACTGCTACCACGGCATGTCGCCCTACACGATGGGTCTGACGGCCCACTCCACCTGGCGCTTCTCGCTGCCGGGTGTGAACAACGGACTGGTGCACGTGATGAATCCCGATCCTTACCAGGGCATTTGGGGCGGTTCCAAGTGCCGGGACTCCCCAGTGCAGACCACGCGCGACTGTCAGTGCCAGGAGGGCTGTCAAGCGGGTGACGCCTACTACAACGAGCTGGAGGAGACCTTCAAGTACTCCTTGCCGCGCGGCAAGGTGGCGGCCATGTTCGCCGAGTCCATCCAGGGCGTGGGCGGCACGGTGCAGTTCCCCAAGGGCTACCTGAAGCGAGCGGCTGCCCTGGTGAGGGCCAACGGAGGACTCTTCGTGGCCGACGAGGTGCAGACGGGCTTTGGGCGCACCGGCGAGCACTTCTGGGGCTTCCAGGGTCACGACTACGTGCCCGATATAGTCACCATGGCCAAGGGCATTGGCAACGGCTTTCCGCTGGCCGCCGTGGTCACCACGCCGGAGATCGCCGCCTCCTTGGGTCAGGCTCTGCACTTCAACACCTACGGAGGCAACCCGATGGCCAGTGCCGTGGGCATTGCTGTTCTGGATGTGAttgaggaggagcagctgcagcgaAACTCCTTGGAGGTGGGCACCTATTTTCTCAAGGGTCTGGCTGAACTGCAGCAGCGCTTCGAAATTATTGGCGATGTGCGGGGCAAGGGACTGATGATCGGAGTGGAGCTGGTGGGAAATCGCGAGAAGCGTACTCCCCTGGCCACGCCGCACGTCCTCGATATCTGGGAGAAGTGCAAGGACTTGGGCGTGCTCTTCGGACGCGGTGGTCTTCATGGAAAC GTGCTGAGCTTGAGACCTCCCCTGTGCCTTTGCACAGGAGATGTGGAATTCGCCCTGGAGACATTGGAGGCAGCCTTTAAATTCCACATGAACAAAAGCCCTCGCAGCTGGAGAAATATCCCCAGGACGAAATAG